The segment TCTTGTTCTTCAAAGCATAAACTTGTACCTTGGTACATACATAGCATGTTTCAATATGTATCAACCCAGAAATACTATAGATAGTCCTGTGGATATTTGGCAatctcacaaacactcacatgtCTTCAACGGTGATGTCCTTTAGAATCTGGCAATAGTCCACGTTCCAGACTgcctggtcatcccataccttGGAGGCCAGAAGTATGGCACCCAAAACAATCCTCTTCCAGTTAGCAGGACATATGTCAATCTCTGCATATGTCAGCAGCCTTTCAAGGTAGACCTGCAGGCCAGATAAAGCACTTCAGAAAAATCACTTTTAAAGTCATTATCCTGCTGCTAATCAGCCTAattcctagcctagaaatctagacgcaccctagcggcagcaaatataatttgctgccagggtagtctagcaactctccgttggcttgcgagctggaaaaattaaacttcgataaggccaatcacatcgtgtgtagagtcggtaggcgggcttaacataatgattgatggcagagttgcaacggttaggcatgaattccctgctacttgaaaacaaagatgatggatgttgctgttggcgaacagcgtgacacgaacAGTGTGACGCGTTTtgccaacttttttttaagttggcaaaagtttgaactagccaactagctccgctggagggaaaacgcatgggactcatgagttgtagtgctgtcctattgcgtgcagagggaatttgaaagacaaccgattatcccgcccctcggactgagcactgcaaatggtgagtccccagatgtgggtctggctcgtcaggctaccctAATTCCACCATATTTCATAGAACTAAAGATTGCATCAGGAATGAAAATAAATCTCAATTCAATGAGACATTTTCAAAAGATTTTCCTCTGACTTGTTCATTCTGAATTAAACAATATTCCTTCAACTTCAGGGGGAAAGTGTAAGTGCATACAacactacatacagtacatatcagTCATGCTACCTTGAAAATATAAAGCAACACAGCATATTACATTTGGTTTGTAGTGCTATAGCTTTGAAGTGTGATCAAAGTGAACAGtcatacaatagcgtgagtcaAATTGAATCACAattcaccacacatacacacacacaactttgcTCGGCTGAATTTGTGGAACCATACACACCAAGATTTGGCAGACTGGTAGGAATGCTGTTGTGGTCAACCCTTTGACACCCAAGAGTCCCATTAATgatgacatactgtaggctatatagACTGTAGGCTGAAAGCAGTACATTTTCAAAGTACACACTTAGAGAGCTCTTTCAGACACCTCCATGTCACAACAGAGGAAAAGCTGTTATTATTTTACACAGTGGAATGACCTGCTCATATAGCGTGTAAAAGAACTTGGGTCATGGTACAAAATTAAATTGCTTAAATGGTTGGTTTTACAGTACTACTGTACAATAAAGCAACGTTTGGTCTGAAGGCCACACtacacataaaaatgaaaacattaaaggGCTTATATTACAGGGCAGAATAAATTCTGCAAAGCCACATTTCATTCTACAGAACCATCTCTTAATATACAGTGTTTCAATCAATCTATTCAGCGTTGGTCTCTTTGGCTCTAAGTTCTATGACTAATATTAAAGATAGAACTTAATCACTGGTATCAGAACAGTACTCACAATCAGCCGATACTTGGGTATCGTTATTGGTGTCAGGACTGAAAAAGTCAGATCGATGCATCCATAGTTACAATAAAATGGTCATGATGACTGCCCATGAAAATTGTATGTattttagaaaaataaataaaagaatgaaTCAGCAATTTGGAAATAAGGCTGGAACCAAATCTTACCAGTTACCTGGGTAGTTACAGCTCTATAGAGAATGCCAAACGCTCAACAGCATTATGTCACCATCACAAATAACTGACGTCAAAAGCAGCATGAGGAGTCACACGTTACACATGAGATGCTTGTGCTTTGTGGAAAACAGACTACCAGACTTCACGAGGAAAGAGGAAGGCATCACATGCTCACCCCTGTGGGTAACAACAAGGGTGTTGAGCATCAGGAGGTGTGCAATGTGATGGGAGGATATAGCACAGACTCACCAGCAGGTAAAATAGTGCAACTGATAATTAACTGCAATGCAGACAGACATGTAGAAGCTAAAAACCAAAAACTAAAATTCCAGAAGTGCCTCTCCTATGTCGGTGTGTTTGTTACAGAGGTAAAGACTAACCCTGCTGAGTCTCCTTTCCTCACACAGATCCTGTGGCTATTTTTAGCAGATAGCCATCAGGTCCTGGGCCTCCCTCAATTACTCCCGGAATCCATCCATAAGCTCCCGTAGGATCACTGCTTTGTGGCATTCACACCGACTCTTACGGCGGTACAGGcgagaggcacacacacgcacacacactaacacgaaCTGTCCTCCAACTGTGTCCTTCCGGAAATGACTACCTGATAAGCCTGGACCACACCTTAAAACCGCAACATAAACAGTTATATTTCATTCCTAATAAAGCCCAGCTGCTATATGCACTGAACTTCCCAGCAGGGGAGTGGCTACACCAGCAGCTGTTGcttgtctatttttttttattctgttcgtgccaagtatatatactttttgatcccgtgagggaaatttggtctctgcatttatcccaatccgtgaattagtgaaacacacagcacacagtgaacacacagtgaggtgaagcacacactaatcccgacgcagtgagctgcctgctacagcggcgctcggggagcagtgaggggttaggtgtcttgctcaagggcacttcagccgttcctactggtcagggttcaaacCCTCCgcttacaggtccgaagtgctaaccagtaggccacggctgcccctgagATGCCAAAGACCACTGCATTACATGCTTCCACAGAGTAGCAACATCATACATACAATGCCACCCAAAACCAGCATGAAGTTTGTGATATAGAGAAACATTTGCATGCACATTGTGGTGAAAACATTGGAGGTGTCATAACATAAACTTGTCCTGAATCAAGTGCACCTGTTCCTGCTTCTAATATCTGCTTACAAAGACAATCTAAGTATGGTCAATGGTATTACTATTTACCAATATACCAATAATTACCATCATTACAAAATGGCTAGCTGTTGAGTAGCTTAATTTTATACTCCACAATCTAAACAAATTGGGGGCAGTGTAACACCAGAGAgcaccttctctcctctcttttgccAGCAATTATATCACAGTACCCCACACCATCACCATACAGACATTGTCAGACACTAAATCTACTTCAGCTTTCAGAATTATTTATTCGCATATGTAATGTTGTACTTTGTTACAAATAATAAACAGTGAAGTTTCAGCAGTTGAGTTCCTGAGATCCTGAGCAACAtcagctttaaaaaaaataactattcAAGGATTTTGTTCTGCATTTTTATaatcttatttttttgttgttttataaTCATTGCCATACATTTTCGGAACATATGGTATTGTGCATTGCCATATGGGGTAACGCTCCAAAGGCTGTTTCACTTACCAGTGTGACGATGGCGCACTCAGCAGTGAGTTGAGCTGCACTGAAGAGTGTCCGCACAAACCGGTAGATTTGCTTCTGCTCTGGGTCATGCTTCTCATAATCTGACGGCACCTCCGATTTCTGTGGAGAAAGGTAGAAGCATAGGTGAACAATGAGTAAAGCCTTTCAAATACATAAACATTTACTCTATACTACATGCTCATTCGTAGAGATTTAATTCTGCACACAGAAGTGTTGACATTATATCATAATTTGAACCAATATTGGTACCATTTTAAGATAAGTGTAAGACAATTACAAAAGGTAAAACTCACTGAAAGAGGATGGAGTTTTTCATCAAAAATATCTAATACCATCCTACCATCCACATCTCTGCAAAGAAAAAGTGGGAGAGAAAGTCAGACAATAAGGAGACGATAAGGAAAAGATCAAATTAATCTAAACATTGATTTTCATTTATTTCCAATTACAAATATGCAGGAGGAGCTATGAAAACCACAGTGAAATTCTAACAAAGTGCCCTGTCTTTAGATATTTAGTTGATTATGCTTGAATttcacatatgcatacacacatgaataAAACACAATATCACTGCAAGGGCATACACAACCATACAGAATATGCACAAACCATACTAAcaatactcactcacacatgaacAATCTTCCCTCTTacacaatttaaaaacaaatgttggAGTTTCTACTGTGTGGCTTTTGCATCTTTTGAATAAGGGGAAATGTACGAAACCTTTGAAGAGTGAACCTCTAAGAAGGTTCTGCTATTTGGCAATTACAATACTTACCTGTTCTTTATATGGTAGTATATTGCAAGAGCTACACTGTAAGAGAAACAGttagtgtaagtgtaagtgactttttgtatattttttgtatgaatatttaaaaatgtaGCATTGACATTTGTTCTTCAAGACTGTCAAAAGTAACTTACCATTTGATGGTGTATTTGAGGTTGGGCTGGCTGACGGTACTATCATCCAAGAAAATGGTTGAACAAGAGCTGTACTTGCGTCTCAAGGGGGCAGCCGCATGCTTaaacgcagacagacagacacacaggataCATGGGTCAATGTCAGCAGTGATGACAGAACCTTGCCAAAGGACTTGCAGAATAGGCCACCTGGAGCCTTAATTTAAAGCCTTTCTCCTCCAGGCGGAAGTTCTGCTTCCTGTCgagggagggaaaggggaaGAGCCTACAGACAGCAGCTGCCCCATAtctccactacaataattctgTGTTTGTCACATCTGCTAATGCTGGTCTAACGTGGTGCTTCTGTTTACCAGAAGAGGGAAGGGGAGCATCCATGCATTATATTAATCTAATttcctgtactgtatgtaatataGTAAGTACATTCCACACACCCTATTTGCAGTCAAAGTGTTAAAGGCACTTGAAATTAAACACATTGCAACAGGCAAGCACAAATTAAAAAGACAGAAATGTGAAGGTGTGCAGTCATACTGTACCTTGGACTCCGAGATGTGTGTTAACTTGCAAAGCAATAGGGGGAGATCAACATTTTAACAACATTTTCAGATGCTAATTCAATCTAATCTCCATTGACATAAGTGGAGGGCCAGGCTACAGTAAGGCCTTGGCTAGACTTGCAAAGCATTCTAACTGAATGAATAATTAATGTAATTCACATATTAATTTATCAGCCTTTATGTCCACCATAACTAACTAGTGAAGACATTAGCATGTATTTTTAAGTAaggcattttaaaaaaaaaaaaaaaaaaactaaaattagCAATGCAAATGAGGCACTGAATAATAGCATGCAGAGTTAATTGTGTCATGCCTTCCTTTTCCTTTCACTTGTCATTAGTGTGCACAAAGACAAACAAGCAAATATTACACTAAAACAGTAACTGAAACTGTGAATGTACATATATGTTTCACATTTTCTGTAAACATTTTCATAGTTGTGCAGCACTGAAATCCATTTAGCAGAAAAATGATTGTTATACTCACATGGTTAATGTATAGGCTTTTCCGCTTTTCCCGTACTGAAAAAAGGAGGACAGAATTAACCAAAGCACATATTCTGTGCAGAGTATGAAAGAATTATATTACACAGCCCCTATTTTAGGTATTTCAAAGATGGTGTAACTTGTTGTGTACTATTGACAGTAGAGTCATTAAAAGTAAAACTATTTTCTCAAAAGAAGACACGTAACTGAGCAACACAGTGCTATTCAATACTATTTTGCACACACTGCATCAAAATGACATGTTTTAGAAATTCTGTATTTGGTCAGAACAAGTTATTCTAATAAATGATAAAACATTATCGTGACAGCAATCACATACATCAAGTTAAAAACTGAAGAGACACTTCActgacgacaacaacaacaacagcagcagcagcaaaaatGGCAGCAGCATTACCAAAGGGGAACAGAATATTTCCCAGAGACAATGGTCACAGCAAATCTCAGTCACTCCCTCTGCCTGAATTATCTCTATCGAAGTAGATCATGGATAGCAGCAACATATTTGAATAATCACTGTACAGGGTGAAGCTGGCATATTGTCCTCTGTGACTGAACCTTTGTTTGCGAGGTTGATTACTATGGTGAATCTTAATCAAACATCATTGTTTTTACACTGGTGTggtgaaacacaaaaacaaaaaaataaaaaaaataacttgaAATAAAAAGTGCTGTTCTCAAGAGAGCCATAGTTTGATGGGCTCAAGTTTGATGGGCTCAGTGTCTGTAGCGCCATGCTGCTTGGGAAATGATAAGTGATTAAATTTACTAAGTCACAAAAGTAGGCTAGAGTTTTGAGGTGACATCCATCATTATGTTGACAAACAATGAAAAGAAAGTGCAATTTCCTGGGAAGATGTGTTTGAGCAGCAGGATCATACTGTAGCAGGGTACAGATGTTGTTCTCAGGCAACATGAAACCCCTCCACATCAATggccccatctctctcacacatacactaacttaACGTCTTAAATATGCCCCATATGCCATTGGTCCCACACTTTGGAAAAAATATGAACAAATATTACAGTTGAAAATCATTGAACACACTGATTATTCTCATGGTCAACGCTGTCTGAAAATCAACAATATACAATGACAGCAGGAGGCCTATGTCCCAGTCTTGATTCAGACCTATAAGGACATTTCAGACCCATGTAACATTGCAAGAGTATAATCAGCACTAAAGATTTGCTCTCAGGGTCCCCTTTCAGTTGAGAAGCGCAAGAATAAATTAACTtgttaatataataaatatgcaTCTTTGTAACAAACTATAAACATAACTCCGATACCATATAAGGGGAATGCATGGACAGCAGTCTGCAAAGAAAGAGCTCCAAATTCATGTAAGTAGCCTATCTATTTACTCTACAGTCTATAGCATAGCAGCTCTTTTCCATTTCGATTTTTGCTGAAGATTCAAATGGAAGGCTTCTACTCAATTCATCTGTTTGCCACTCAGTGATAGTAACCAAGATGACTTATGCTGTGATGTGTGCATAGTGAACATTACAGTATATCTTCAGAAGTTGTTGCCATGGAAGTAAATTACATTCACATCAGACTTCTGTTGTGGGTTGGCAGTCATCCTTTTTGCAAACACTCCAATTAGGAGTGTAGCAAGTAGCATGCTAGCTGTCGAAGCCAGTAGGCATAACATTAGCTAACCCACTGGTTAAACCGCTGACTACTTGAATAACTTGGCTTAGGAACATAAACTGATAAATAGGCAACTTTTTACGACCTGACATTTGTTGTTATCTTTGTAGGATATCAAAGTATGTATCAATGAACATCGCTATCTGGCTAACTCCACCTACGAGCCTACTAGTGGTGGGAGAGTTTCAGTGTTCCGGACCCGCTAGAGCAACTTGCTTAGTCTATATTACAAGTAATGTGACCAgctcagagtgctgcagaagtGTTGTTCGCCCTATTAAcatgccatcaaaatgattttggaaacattttaaggtaaaataaaaactcTGCTTTAACTGCCCATGGAAATTACTTTTGACTGGCTTCAAGTCTCATGGGCTGTTTAACAAATTGACTTCTTTATGAATAAAGAGTTACATCAAAACCTCATAGTCTAGAAATGAGGATCATACTGTATAAAGCAATGagcccacaacacactacaaCAGAGACACACTGCATATGAACACTCACAAATTCAAGCACACTGCCAATGTGCACCCAGACacttgagacacacacagctatcCACTCAAGCTTACCTTTCTTATTGGGGGCAGCAACTGAAAAGAGAGAGTGCTGGTCTAagttttaaatttgttttgGCAGTCACTTGATAACCACAGCCTGGAGTGTGCGGAACCGAGCAAAGACATTTTTCACATCGATGGCTTATAGTGTTCATATACCTATGAGGACAGGATATTGGTAATATCATGTAAATGAACATAAGTTTTCCGCACATTGTTTACGTTATGTGCTTAACAGATTCTCTCCTTCCGGGCTAATGTGAAGGTCAGGCAGGTGTAGGAATGTCCAGGAGTTCTTGCAAGGGATGGATTAGATGTTTACTCACCATCTGTCTGAGACTTGCTGAGAAAGATCGTGCTGGCACGTGGATGGTCCGAGGGGTTGTACTCCATGTTTGGATCTAAGTGAAAAatgtaggaggaggaggaggaggatgagaaatAGAGTTTGTAGGCAATTCATAGATGTACACTGCTATTACCAACTATTGATcattaagggtgtgtgtgtatggttttggCACAGCCACAATGAAGAATATTGATCTGTGTGGCACAGCACAGTAACAAGATAAAGAAAGCCATTTGGCATTATGACAATAAACCAATGTGTTCAGAGAGTCTTGCTTTTAAACATAAAGAGGCCATTATAAATCAGCAGACTAGAGGTAATTCCCCTAACTGCAATATCGCTCATTCAACACCAGGTGGCACATAACTGATCCTACAGTTAAATGTTCAGTGTGGTTCCCTCAACGTCCTTGAGGGAGTGGAgaaccctaaaaaaaaaaaaaaaattaatcggATCTTAGAAATTAGCTAATAAATGTCACAGACAAAAGGGACAAATGACCACAAACACTGATATGGCTGAAACAGAGACACTCTTTAAAAAGGGCACTGTTAAGGATGCAGCCCACGTAAACATGTCATATCTTTTGTGTGCACACTCTTTTGAAGTATCAGCCTTTTGTATGCACGAGCCGCTCAAAGCTCAAAGGAAAGAGAGCAGCATGAGCACATTCAGCCCAGCCCCCTGAAATGCAAAGGTAGAAAATGTAAAACTGTGTTCATAGTGGGTGTTTTATGAGAATATATTCAACGCTAGTGTCAAAGAAATGTTATGAATTAAGTGCCTTAAACCCAtatcagggctctacagtgcgcccatttaaaaatgatgccgtgcgagtgcaaaaaaatatttaggcgcactggtgcgaatgacttctaaccatgtcaatgtttgtctacaaaatacaccgcaacatcgagaagcATTACTGGTGCAGACCATAGAATCACGCgtgaatgcagcataaaaactacacctccatCAACGTTaagcgttgtgactcgctagtagtcgcttctatcaaatcaagagtcgcagaaaaagcggaaagttagactagccagccaagatccaaagattgaagaaattagttctatcCTTCTTCTATCCACCCCTCTCCGAatttggatataggaggaacaggatgatattctgagaatgcagcgagagaaggaaaggtaacctaacatgccttttaagcccagttgacgtattggctgcaatatgcaaaatatagctgtagcgaaccgggacaaaagtagcctcccgtaatactccatTTTATtcaaggtagaacgctactgacaactccaggcttccacgcatgcttgtttgtttacaccgagtgtgtgtaagtgcaaaacgaaagtaggcctaacgtttgcctactgcccccatcaatgcagatatttcaaataaaaactgaaagtataaaacatatatccttgattagcctatgttgcgTTTTTGTGgaagaaaatggactgttttagtagtagtattaggcagtatgcagtcagataggtcaccatgggcatatttggattagctacagatggattcacaaataaataaattagcctacatttggcaggatacttaatatacaggctaaatgcaaatatggcaatgtattatattattttacattaacaaaatgtaggaaaatagaacagactgaaaataaagtaggcactgatctttaaaatcctgtttcctgtagcctaaatgttgtcagtcattcttaatattcgcaattggtgcactggcatgtttaactgttagctgcagtataatgttagattatgtgtaagttaagtacagaactgactgtgcgcccaaatttttgtctgtgctcctacattttttaacttgggcgcacaagtgctcctggaaaaaaaaatgttagtgtagagccctgcataTACAGAGAATGGAATGGACGTCACAGAAAACTTCCTTTCCAGCAGGAAACTGCAGGAAAAGAAATCAGCAGGCAACCACACAAGCTCCCTCCTCCCAAactacaggacacacacacacacacacacacacacaataagaggTAACTAGCCAAGTTGCTCAGCTCTTggtgaaaacacatacacacaagcctGAGCACAGAAGAATGATAAGTAGTGACTGTAAACACACCAGTAAACATACCAAAGGGTATTTGTCCTTGAAAGACAGTTCCTTTCCTTTGAATGGTGTCCCTTATCATTAACTAGTAGATCCTGTCCATAGGGAAACCAGACCACTCAGTCCAAACAAGATCCACACACAACTAATATTAATGTAGTCTAATACTTATACTGGGATACATCATGGCTGATTAGCAATAACTCAAGCAGTACTTGTAGTGTACCACCAACTCTGAAGCTACAATATGAAGTTGTAGATAGTAAAGTTATCTGCCCACAACAGAGGGCAGGTCAGGAAACAGAAACAGATGGttaagaagtgtgtgtgcttctttgtgtgtgtgtgtgtgtgtgtgtgtgtgtgtgtgcgcgcacacactgTTCTGAGTCCTATAGAGATTTTTTGTAATCTTACTCATCCATTGAGCCAACACTGGATGAAAGCACCCTAAACTGGAcatactttacattacattacatttggctgatgcattagccaaagcgactaacaacatggtaaacagtttaagttttaaagcaattctcaacaattttaggacaatttaaaaaacggtagagtacagtaagaatcagtgagtgctgtttgtaacagttacgtgtcagttcaagacggctggtaagtgctaggatcagcaagacttgttgtaagtggtgctatgaggagatgttctctaaagagctgggtcttcaggagttttttgaaaatggagagtgatgtccctgcccttgtaggaactggcagtgtgttccaccaacgaggaacaacagatgagaaaagtttggattggacTGAGCGTACCTGTGGTaaagctagacgtcgttcgtctgaggagcgcagcggtctagaggtagcgtatgtctgtatgagggcattcaagtaggcgggagcagaaccggagactactttgtaggcaagagccttgaatttgatacTGCATACATACTGCAAAGCACTGCGTAATATGACCACCAcaaagtgagagaatgagaattaaaaacattttttacatCCAGGAAAGGTCtattattttgaatggctgactaatgtatgtaaatgtatacTCAAATAGACTAATGCTATGGTACACCATTCTCTATGCTTGACCTTCACTCACCCACTGACTTCTCATGAGCTATTTCTTTGTTTGTAATACTGTTATTTATGTTTGATGTGAATTATTGGACCAAAAcatttttgcatgggaaaataAAGTAGCTTATCTTATCTTCTTATTGATGATTTGATAACAATTGGTTAAATAGCTTCTATATTGCTttattgggggcagccgtggcttactggttagcgctttggacttgtaaccggagggttgccccgcaattgggataaatgcagatgtCATCCTACGATTGCAGAGTGACATTCGATtgagttgatggtcatattaaaatttgcagtggtctcttaattttggaATTTTTTAGGACCGTCTTTACCtcattccctgtgtgtgtgtgtatatgtcactCAGCCATTAATGATatgatgacatcagaaaaatgcagtggtctcttcatttttttttaggacCCCTCATTGCTGTATAGAGACAtcagcatgcatgcatgcatatatatatatatatatatatatatatatatatatatatatatatatatacacacacacagtggggagaataagtatttgaacccatgctaaagttgactaaaaagaggaatataaaatcatctgttAGAAATGTATCTTAATgccttcattaaaaaaatgagtaaaaatccaacctttaaggacaccaattttcttagtgaatgtagaatgtatcgtaaataaataaatgttcttccttaaaatacaggggtaatattttttttttccagttagcctattagatggtttgatgctcattgagttcAATGCAAATcgaaccagctaataggctaactgaaaaacacaccatATCAATCTCTAGGTATGATGAAGGGTATGTGGTAATGTGGGGCTAtattatcaggatgcatagtatcctggatccatgaaataagtggcaTATCTTAATGGTGGATCCATggaactgtaggcctactttgtgagAATGCCCCAGGACATGTGCCACATTTGTGCTGAGCATGATTCAGCACACTAGACAAGATGATTATGGGAAAAGTAGCTCTACGGAGCTGGGCCCTGCCTTGTGACTGAATATATCTAGTTCATATGAAATACTGTGAAATATCAGGATTTTCATTTCATTGTCAACTTAGCCTTGGTAAGGACTACTATGAACAGAGGTTAGCAAAAAACCAATCATTATTTTTTGATAATTAATAAATCATTGAGAACAAAGAGTACAAGAGCAAGAGGGCCTGTAAGGAAATTGGCACGATCTGAAAATGAGAGCTTTAATTTCATTTCACTAAGAACTCAGTGTCATCAGGAATTCCTGCATGACCATTATTTTACAAATTCAGAGACGTTTAAATATCCAAGTCCACGATCAGGAGTCCACAAGGAGAAAATTGTAATAACCGTGTGGTGGGCAAAACCAGTGAAATCTGGACCTCTCCTGGAGTACgctaggctagttgagtttagATTTAAATACCACCGATGCGAAAGCTTAGGACACATGTACCTCATGCAGCAATATTCTCTTAAATTCCATCTTAATTTTcttttgagagagaaaaaaaatagagaaCTCAACTTTGGATGCAACAAACACTGTTACCACTCAAATTTGCTAACCCTGGTGTACAGAACGACGAATCTCACTTGGTCATACATTGGAAGTGCACGGCCCGGCAAGAGCATTTCAACTTGTGGTGCGCGCTTTCGTATGTAGCTTTGTAGTTGCATACTGTAGCATTAGGTCCTCTAGCCTACATGTGCAATCAGTCAGTTTTAAGTAAATATCATTAATCTATAGCAGTTCTTTTTAATGGTCTAGAGATTTGTCAGACACTTTAACAGCGTTCAGTCTTTTAAATATGAACACTATCTACCTTAAAATACTCTTGCTGGTAATCTGTAATCTAATTACCTATGATTCCCTGAAGCATGGAATAAACTAAATTAGCAGGTCTCATGATCTTTTCTTACTAAATTCATGCATTTGCTTCCTTATATTGGTCAGCCAATTAATAGAATGTGAAAATTCGACATTTTCTC is part of the Alosa alosa isolate M-15738 ecotype Scorff River chromosome 16, AALO_Geno_1.1, whole genome shotgun sequence genome and harbors:
- the ccny gene encoding cyclin-Y isoform X1, which translates into the protein MEYNPSDHPRASTIFLSKSQTDVAAPNKKVREKRKSLYINHLTHISESKHAAAPLRRKYSSCSTIFLDDSTVSQPNLKYTIKCVALAIYYHIKNRDVDGRMVLDIFDEKLHPLSKSEVPSDYEKHDPEQKQIYRFVRTLFSAAQLTAECAIVTLVYLERLLTYAEIDICPANWKRIVLGAILLASKVWDDQAVWNVDYCQILKDITVEDMNELERQFLELLQFNINVPSSVYAKYYFDLRSLSEANNLSFPLEPLSRDKAQKLEAISRLCDDKYKDLRKGSKKRSVSADNLTVVRWSPAIIS
- the ccny gene encoding cyclin-Y isoform X2 — protein: MEYNPSDHPRASTIFLSKSQTDVREKRKSLYINHLTHISESKHAAAPLRRKYSSCSTIFLDDSTVSQPNLKYTIKCVALAIYYHIKNRDVDGRMVLDIFDEKLHPLSKSEVPSDYEKHDPEQKQIYRFVRTLFSAAQLTAECAIVTLVYLERLLTYAEIDICPANWKRIVLGAILLASKVWDDQAVWNVDYCQILKDITVEDMNELERQFLELLQFNINVPSSVYAKYYFDLRSLSEANNLSFPLEPLSRDKAQKLEAISRLCDDKYKDLRKGSKKRSVSADNLTVVRWSPAIIS
- the ccny gene encoding cyclin-Y isoform X3, encoding MEYNPSDHPRASTIFLSKSQTDVAAPNKKVREKRKSLYINHHAAAPLRRKYSSCSTIFLDDSTVSQPNLKYTIKCVALAIYYHIKNRDVDGRMVLDIFDEKLHPLSKSEVPSDYEKHDPEQKQIYRFVRTLFSAAQLTAECAIVTLVYLERLLTYAEIDICPANWKRIVLGAILLASKVWDDQAVWNVDYCQILKDITVEDMNELERQFLELLQFNINVPSSVYAKYYFDLRSLSEANNLSFPLEPLSRDKAQKLEAISRLCDDKYKDLRKGSKKRSVSADNLTVVRWSPAIIS
- the ccny gene encoding cyclin-Y isoform X4, encoding MEYNPSDHPRASTIFLSKSQTDVREKRKSLYINHHAAAPLRRKYSSCSTIFLDDSTVSQPNLKYTIKCVALAIYYHIKNRDVDGRMVLDIFDEKLHPLSKSEVPSDYEKHDPEQKQIYRFVRTLFSAAQLTAECAIVTLVYLERLLTYAEIDICPANWKRIVLGAILLASKVWDDQAVWNVDYCQILKDITVEDMNELERQFLELLQFNINVPSSVYAKYYFDLRSLSEANNLSFPLEPLSRDKAQKLEAISRLCDDKYKDLRKGSKKRSVSADNLTVVRWSPAIIS